The stretch of DNA TCGTCGATTCAAAGCGCAGCGTCGTTTTATTGGCGACTCGAACCGTATCGATATTACGTTGATAATCGTTTGTTTTATTGGCGTTCGCTCCTCCCTCCGGGAATAACAAGGCGGCGGCTTTTGTTACTTCGCCGGGGATGCGTTGATGAACATTGTTGGCGTTGACATAAAAGCGCGTCTCGATGTCAGGCGTCAGTTGATAGCCCAGATTCACCGAGCCGCGATATGAATCGCCCCCCGTATGATCGCGCCAACCTTCTTGCTGTTGACGGGCGGCGGTGACGAAGTAATCAACCGGCCCGACAACCGCTCCGGAACTTGCCTGCTGACGGTTGAAGCCGAAGCTGCCGACATCGGCGCTGACGGCGGCAATCGAGGCGTCGCGTCCGCTGGGGGTGACGAAATTGATGGCTCCGCCCAGCGAATTGCCGCCGAACTGAAGCGCATTTGCACCCTTGTAGACATCAACGTGCCGATAGGCGCCGGGATCGATCTCCTGAAAATCGCCATAGCCGTCGGCGGTGTTGATCGGGATTCCGTCCATATACAACTGGATGCTGCGTAAGTGGAAATTGCGGGACAAGCTGGAGCCACGGATTGAAAGTCTGGTGTCGGCGCCCCATTTCGGCTGAACGAACACGCCGGGGACATAGTCCAGCACGTCCTTGAGCGTGGCCGCCGGCCCGTTCTTGAAGACCGTATCGGCGATCACTTCAACGGCGCCCGGCGTCCGCCGGATTTCTTCTTGCGCCTGCTCCGTCGTCGGAACCGTAAGGCTTTCATTCAGGGGAGCGCCGACCACGGTTACCGCCGGCAGTTCGGTCGCCGATTGGCTGAAGGCGGGATTGGAGATCGCGATCATGGCGGTTGTCGCCATAAGCGCTTTACTAATGTGTTTCACAGGAGGCCCCCTCCATTTAGATGGTTATGGTTTTCCGCTTATGCGTCTGTTGCGGAAGTCGTGCGCAAACAGGCGCAAGGCCCGGTCGCGGGCTGACAACGTCAAAGACGCTTTAACTTATGGATTTAAGCGGAAAGGGAGGGAGGGGCGCGTGGCTGGAGAGGTCCGGCCGGAACGGCGGAGGCGTCGGCGCTGCCGATAATCGGAAAGCGCAGGCGGGCGACGGTGAGGTCGAGCGCCGAAGAATCGATTGTTTGTTGCGGCGCGAGTAAAACAAGTTTCGAGAACGGCAGACAGAAATCGCAGAGTTTTTCTGCGGCTTTTTCGTTGGGGACGGGCATCCCGTTTGCGTCGACCTTGACTAACTGGGGACCATTCGCCGTGCAGAATACGCTGAATGATGTCCGGTCTTTGGAAGGTGACTGGGCATTGCCGATCTTGGCGCCGGGCAGGGCCGACGCCGCCAGAATATTGAGGGCGAGTACGGACGTCAGCAGCCATGAGGTCAGCCGACGGCCCAGGCGCCGCCCGAAGAAAAGGCGGCCCCCGGCTGAACCGATTATATTATGATCACCAAGCTGCATGCGCGCCAATCTATATCGGGCCGATGCCCAAGTAAAGTCGGACATCCCCAAAAGAGTTGACCTGCCTGACGGCATGGACCAGATTCGCGTATTCCAGGTTTGTTTTGCCGAATATAAACGGAAACAAAATGAGCGATGCGACAAACAGTCATGACCCTCCCGAGGGCGATTCCGAGAAATTTCTTGCCTTTCAGAAGAAGGCCAAGGCCGCCAATCTTAACGAGCAGACTCTTCTCGCCACCGACTATCTCAACCATTTTAACGAGATCGTCATGACCATCGAGATGATTCCCGATATGCCGGAGCTGCTTGAAGAAGCGCGGGAATGGCGCCCCAAATCATATCAGGATCACTTTCGCGACAGCACGTTCGCCGGCAAGGATATGGCCATCGAAGCCTACGAATATGTTCCCGCCAGATACCGCACGCCTTTCGAGGCCAACATCGCCGCCATTAACCGTTTTATCGCCATGACCGTAAAAAATGCCGAAGACGCCGTGGCCTCCGGCGATAACGACAGGCTGAGACTGCTTATGACCGACGCCTCGCACAGCATCCAAAAGATTATGGACATGGCCAGCGCCAATATCCACGGCAGCGAGCACGCCCTGGATCAGGCTGAAGTCGATGCGTTACTGGGGGTTTAGATTCTCGTCCTCGCCCGCATAGACGCAGCCTGCGGTGCAGGTTTCGCGGATCGCCACCTTGGACAGTTTGGGCAGGCGGGGTTTCAGGTTTCGCCATATCCAGCGGGCGATAATTTCGCTGGTGGGATTCTCCAGCCCTTCGATGTCGTTGAGATAGTAGTGGTCCAGCCGCAGGCGGATGGGTTCATAGGCTTCCTTGACGTCGGCAAAGTCCATCACCCAGCCGAGCTTGGGGTCAAGATCGCCGGCGACGTGAATCTCGGCCTGGAATGAATGGCCGTGCAGCCGCGAGCACTTGTGGTTTGCAGGCAGGTTGGGCAGACGATGAGCCGCCTCGAAGGTGAATGTCTTGTAGATGTCCATGGTTATCTGATGCCGAGTTGTTTCTGTATTTGCAGACTAAGACGCCACTTGGGACGCTCCAGACAGAAGCGCATGGCCGATTCGGTGTTCTTCGCCAATTCCGCGCCGTCCATGGGCTGAAGGAAGAAGTGCCGGAAGTCAAGGTTTTCATACCATCGGGGATCGGCGTCCGGCTGGGGATAAACCAGCTTTAGCTCATCGCCGGCGGTCAGGACAAGGTTGCTCCCGGCCTTGGGGCTGACGCAGACCCAGTCCAGCCCGTCCGGCGCGGGCAGGGCGCCGTTGGTCTCGGCGGCGACTTCAAAACCGGCGTCATGAAAAGCGGCGATCAGTTTTTTATCGAGTTGAAGAAAAGGTTCGCCGCCGGTGCACACCACCATCGGTCGGCCCGTTGTTGTCTTCGGCCACAGGGCGAACGCGGCGCGGGCCAGTTTGTCCGCCGTCCTGAAGCGCCCGCCGCCGCCGCCGTCAACGCCGATAAAATCGGTGTCGCAAAAGGAGCATGTCGCCGAGGCCCGGTCATCTTCCCGGCCCGACCACAGGTTGCAGCCGGCAAAGCGGCAAAAGACGGCGGCGCGTCCGCTTTGCGCCCCTTCGCCTTGAAGGGAATAAAACATTTCTTTTACGGCGTAGCTCATGGCGTATCAGCCGGGTCGGCAAGCCCCGCCTCCGCGAAGCCCTTGCGACGCAGACGGCAAGCGTCGCATTCGCCGCAGGGGACGGCGCGGGGGCCGGGATCATAGCAGCTCAAGGTCAAACCGTAGTCAACGCCGAGTTCCAGGCCCCGAATGATGATTTGCCCCTTGGTGAGGTTGATCAGCGGCGCATGGATGGTGGTTTTGCGCCCTCCTTCGACGGCGGCCTTGGTGGCGAGATCGGCCATTGCCTGAAAGGCGGCGATGAATTCAGGGCGACAATCGGGGTAACCGCTATAGTCCAGCGCGTTGACGCCGATGAAGATGTCATCGGCGGCCATCACCTCGGCCCAGCCCAGCGCATAGGAAAGAAAGATGACGTTGCGCGCCGGAACATAAGTCACCGGCACGCCGGATTTCATTTCCTCATCCGAGCGTCCCTTGGGCGCCTCTACGCCGTCGGTCAGCGCCGAGCCGTGAAAGGCTTCCGGGCCGATATCGACGATCTTGTGTTCAGCGGCGCCGGCGGCGGCGGCGACGGCGCGGGCCGCCTCAATCTCCAGGCTGTGGCGCTGACCATAGCGGAAGGTCAGGGCATGGGCCTCAAACCCCATGTTCATGGCGATGGCCAGCACGGTGGCGGAATCCAGTCCTCCGCTGAGCAGCACCACGGCCTTTGTTTTTTCTCTCATAATCGTGCTTTTATTGGTTTTCGGGATTTTATGATAGAGCGCAGACGATAATGAAAAAAGCGAAACAAGCCATTCGCGCCGAAGCATCGGCGCTGGGCTTTGACGCCGTGGCCTTTTGCGCCGCCGTCGATGCGCCCGACGACGAGGCTAACCGCCGCCATTTGAAGGCTTATCTGGCGCGAGGAAATCACGGCTCGATGGAGTGGATGGCCGAAACCGCCGGGCGTCGCTCAACGCCGACCGCCTTGTGGCCGGAGGCGCAGAACATCATTGTGCTGGGGGTTAATTACGGACCTGAAGGCGATCCCCGGCAGGCCCATGGCGATCCGGCCAAGGGCGCGGTCAGCGTTTACGCCCAAGGGCATGAATATCAGGACGTTATCAAGAAACGTCTCAAGCATCTGGCTCGTTGGATGGTCAAGACCTACGCCTGCCAAGTCAAGGTGTTCGTCGATACGGCGCCGGTAATGGAGAAGCCGTTGGCGGCGCGGGCCGGTCTGGGCTGGCAAGGCAAACACACCTGTCTGGTCTCGCCTGAGTTCGGCTCATGGCTGTTCCTTGCCGAGATATTCACCACTCTCGAACTGGAGCCGGACAAGGCGGGGGTTGATCGGTGCGGTTCGTGTCGGGCCTGCATCGACGCCTGTCCCACCGGCGCCCTTTACGAGCCGTATCGTTTGGATGCCCGACGCTGCATCTCCTGCCTGACTATCGAACATAAGGACTCCATCGATCTCGAATTGGCGGCAAGGATGGGCAATCGCGTCTTCGGTTGCGACGACTGTCTGGCGGCGTGTCCGTGGAACAAGTTCGCTACGCCGACCGGAGAGGGAAAATTTCAGCCCAGGGAGGGCGCCGCCGACCTCTCTCTGGCCGAGTTGGCGACGCTGGATGACGCCGCCTTCCGTCGTCGCTTCGCTAAAAGCCCCCTCAAGCGCACCGGCCGGGACCGGATGGTACGCAACGCCCTGATCGCCGTCGGCAACAGCGGCGACCCTTCTCTTGCCAAGATTGCCGAGAAGTTGCTGAATGACGATTCAGCCCTGGTGCGCGAGGCGGCCGAACGGGCGCTGGAACGATTTTAATGTTTTTCGGCTTTGTCGGCGTGTCGGGTAAGAAATTTCTGTGCGCCGTGCTTGCGTCCGGTGCGCGTTCCCTCGCCGCCGTCGCCGCCTGTGCCCTTGGGCTGCCATGCGGGGACCAGATGTTTCTTGCCGGGTCCGATCAAGTCCTGACGGCCCATTTTTTTCAGCGACTCCCGAATCTGCGGCCAGTTTTCAGCGTCGTGATAGCGTAGGAAAGCCTTGTGCAATCGGCGCTGTTTTAATCCTTTGGCGGTCTTTACCTCTTCGCCGGCGTTGCGGCGCACCGGCTTGAGCGGGTTGCGCCCGGAATAATACATGGCGGTGGCCAGACTCATGGGCGAGGGCAGAAAGGTCTGCACCTGATCGGCGCGCAGGTTGTTGTTCTTCAACCACATGGCCAGATTCATCATGTCTTCGTCGGTCGTGCCGGGGTGGGCGGCGATGAAGTACGGGATCAGGTAGTACTCCTTGCCGGCTTTCTTCGCCGCCTGATCGAACATTCTCTTGAAGCGGTCGTAAGCGCCGATGCCCGGCTTCATCATTTTGGACAACGGACCCGGCTCGGTATGTTCCGGGGCGATTTTCAGGTAGCCGCCGACATGGTGAGTGACCAGTTCCTTGACATAGGCGGGGCTTTCCGCCGCCAGATCGTAGCGTAACCCGGACGCTATATGCACCTTTTTGACGCCGTCAACGGCGCGGGCTTTTCGGTAAAGTTCGATAAGCGGGCCGTGGTCGATGTCCAGATTACGGCAAATGACCGGATAAACGCACGACAAGCGGCGGCATACGGCCTGGATATCGTCGTCCTTGCAGGCCATACGGTACATATTGGCCGTCGGCCCGCCGAGGTCCGAGATATGGCCGGTGAAACCTTCCACCTTGTCGCGGATGTCTTTTATTTCCTTGATGATCGAGTCCGGCGAACGGTTTTGAACGACGCGGCCTTCGTGTTCGGTGATGGAGCAGAACGTACAGCCGCCGAAACAGCCGCGCATGATGTTGACGGAAAAACGGATCATCTCCCATGCCGGGATGCGCCTTCCGGCATATGCCGGGTGCGGCGCACGGGCATAGGGCAGGTCGTAAACGCCGTCCATCTCCGGCGTCGTCAGGGGAATGGGCGGCTGGGTGAGCCATATCTCCCGCCCGCCCTGATTCTGAATCAACGCATGGGCGTTGCCGGCGTTGCTTTCCTGATGCAGGATGCGCGACGCATGGGCATACAGCTCAGGTTTTGCCGTCACTTCGTCGTAACCCGGCAGGCGAATCACGGCGGCGCATTCCGCGCCGTTCATTGAATTGCAGGCAAAGGCGACGCCGCGAATGTCGCGCATATTCTTCGGCGCGATTCCCTTGGCCGTTCTGTGTGCGATTTCGACTATGGCGCGCTCGGCGTTGCCGTAAACCAGCAGGTCGGCCTTGCTGTCGATCAGGATGGAGCGCCGCACTTTATCCGACCAGTAGTCATAATGGGCGACGCGGCGCAGCGACGCCTCGATCCCGCCGATGACGATGGGGACATCGTGAAAAGCCTCGCGGCAACGCTGGGCGTAGACGATGACGGCGCGATCCGGGCGCTTGCCGCCCTCATCTTCCGGCGTATAGCTGTCGTTGTGGCGCAGACGGCGGTCGGCGGTGTAGCGATTGACCATCGAATCCATGTTGCCGGAGGTCACGCCCCACATCAGGTTGGGCGGTCCCAGCGTCGTGAAGGCCTCGGCGTTCGACCAGTCGGGCTGGGCGATAATGCCGACGCGAAACCCCTGGGCTTCCAGCAAACGGCCGATGATGGCCATGCCGAAGCTGGGGTGATCGACGTAGGCGTCGCCGGTCACCAGGATGATGTCGCATGAATCCCAGCCCAGCCTGTCCATCTCGTCCCGCGACATGGGCAAAAACGGCGCAACGCCGAAACGCCGCGCCCAATAAGGGCGATAGCCGAAAAGATTCTTCGCCTTGATCATGCCGGACGCCGCGACTTATGAACCATCACCTCTGTTCTCGACGATATATTCGGCCCAGGCGGCCATGCCGGTGACGCCGGCGTCGCCGCCCAGTTCGGCGACGGCGACCTTGAAGATTCCCTCCATGGATGACATGACGCGGGCCTTGATGGCGGATTCGATTTCGGAGCGGAAGATGTCGGGCATCGCCTCGACCAATCCGCCGCCGAGCAGCACCACGTCCGGGGCCAGCAGATTGACAACCCCGGCCATGCTCCATCCGATGCGCCGCGCCGCCTCGCGGACGATGCGCTCGACAGCCGCGTCCCCGGCCCTTATGGAAGCGGCGATGGCGCCGCTGCGGATGTCATTCATGTCGCCGTCGGCGGCTTCCATCAGGCGCGGAGCCTCGCCCCGGCGGGCGGCGGCGGCGCAGGCGGCGGCAATAGCCGGACGGGCGGCGTAGGTCTCCAGGCAGCCGCGCCGCCCACAGCCGCAAAGCGGGCCGTCGGCGGTCACCGGCAGGTGGCCGATTTCCATGCATGATCCGATCTTGCCGCGAATGATCGACCCTTCGTAGACGCAACCGCCGCCGATGCCGGTTCCGGGGAAGACGCCGACCACGCAACGCGCCCCCCTGGCGGCGCCGAAGCGGTATTCGCCGTAGACCCCGGCGTCCACGTCATTGGCGATGACGACGGGACAATTAAAGGCGGCGCGGATGACCTTTGCGACGGGGACATTTTTCCATCCCATGTTGGGAGTTTCGAGCACTATGCCGCGATCCAGGTCGAGCGGCCCCGGACAGCCGATGCCGATTCCGGCCAACCGGTCGGGGGCGACTCCGGCGTCGACGAGGGCCTCGTTGATGGTCTTGATCATGCGCTGCAAGCCGGCTTCGGCGCCGATATGGGCTTTGGTCTTTTTGCGTTTCCGGCCCTTGACGACGAAATCGTTGCCGTAGACGCAGGCCAGCATCTTGGTGCCGCCAAGATCAAAACCGATCCAGTGGTCTTTCTTTTTCGCCGCCGCCATGGGCATAGGCCTTGTTACTTTACGGCCAGTATGCCGAAGGCTCTTTCCGCTCCGCCGGAGCCGACGGCGATATCTTCCTGGAAAAAGAATTTATTTTTCGGGTCGGGCATTGCCGGGGACAGGGCAAGACTGTCCGGGTAGGCGTCGCCGAAAACGATGGGATCATCGGTAAAATAATAGCCGCCCGGCTCGACGGTCACCAGCCTGATCTCCGCCGTTTTGAGAGGGGCGATGTTGACGGCGCCGGGGCAGTTTCCGGCAACCTCCTTGCCGTCATGAGACACCTTGGCCACGGCGACCGAGCTGAATAACTCCCTGGCCCTGAAGCCGCGAAGGGTTTCATCCTTGTTGGCAACGCGCACGATGTAGGGTTTGTTGACGGCCAGGTTGGTTATCAACGGCGTATATCTGCCGTTGCGGTAGGTTATGTGAACGGCCTCGGCCTTGCTCCAATCTACCCCTTTAAGGTATGTGCCGCTGTTGGCCA from Rhodospirillales bacterium RIFCSPLOWO2_02_FULL_58_16 encodes:
- a CDS encoding 6-carboxytetrahydropterin synthase QueD translates to MDIYKTFTFEAAHRLPNLPANHKCSRLHGHSFQAEIHVAGDLDPKLGWVMDFADVKEAYEPIRLRLDHYYLNDIEGLENPTSEIIARWIWRNLKPRLPKLSKVAIRETCTAGCVYAGEDENLNPQ
- a CDS encoding 7-cyano-7-deazaguanine synthase QueC; this encodes MREKTKAVVLLSGGLDSATVLAIAMNMGFEAHALTFRYGQRHSLEIEAARAVAAAAGAAEHKIVDIGPEAFHGSALTDGVEAPKGRSDEEMKSGVPVTYVPARNVIFLSYALGWAEVMAADDIFIGVNALDYSGYPDCRPEFIAAFQAMADLATKAAVEGGRKTTIHAPLINLTKGQIIIRGLELGVDYGLTLSCYDPGPRAVPCGECDACRLRRKGFAEAGLADPADTP
- a CDS encoding tRNA epoxyqueuosine(34) reductase QueG, with product MKKAKQAIRAEASALGFDAVAFCAAVDAPDDEANRRHLKAYLARGNHGSMEWMAETAGRRSTPTALWPEAQNIIVLGVNYGPEGDPRQAHGDPAKGAVSVYAQGHEYQDVIKKRLKHLARWMVKTYACQVKVFVDTAPVMEKPLAARAGLGWQGKHTCLVSPEFGSWLFLAEIFTTLELEPDKAGVDRCGSCRACIDACPTGALYEPYRLDARRCISCLTIEHKDSIDLELAARMGNRVFGCDDCLAACPWNKFATPTGEGKFQPREGAADLSLAELATLDDAAFRRRFAKSPLKRTGRDRMVRNALIAVGNSGDPSLAKIAEKLLNDDSALVREAAERALERF
- a CDS encoding 7-carboxy-7-deazaguanine synthase, with product MSYAVKEMFYSLQGEGAQSGRAAVFCRFAGCNLWSGREDDRASATCSFCDTDFIGVDGGGGGRFRTADKLARAAFALWPKTTTGRPMVVCTGGEPFLQLDKKLIAAFHDAGFEVAAETNGALPAPDGLDWVCVSPKAGSNLVLTAGDELKLVYPQPDADPRWYENLDFRHFFLQPMDGAELAKNTESAMRFCLERPKWRLSLQIQKQLGIR
- a CDS encoding transcriptional regulator gives rise to the protein MAAAKKKDHWIGFDLGGTKMLACVYGNDFVVKGRKRKKTKAHIGAEAGLQRMIKTINEALVDAGVAPDRLAGIGIGCPGPLDLDRGIVLETPNMGWKNVPVAKVIRAAFNCPVVIANDVDAGVYGEYRFGAARGARCVVGVFPGTGIGGGCVYEGSIIRGKIGSCMEIGHLPVTADGPLCGCGRRGCLETYAARPAIAAACAAAARRGEAPRLMEAADGDMNDIRSGAIAASIRAGDAAVERIVREAARRIGWSMAGVVNLLAPDVVLLGGGLVEAMPDIFRSEIESAIKARVMSSMEGIFKVAVAELGGDAGVTGMAAWAEYIVENRGDGS
- a CDS encoding YgiQ family radical SAM protein; the protein is MIKAKNLFGYRPYWARRFGVAPFLPMSRDEMDRLGWDSCDIILVTGDAYVDHPSFGMAIIGRLLEAQGFRVGIIAQPDWSNAEAFTTLGPPNLMWGVTSGNMDSMVNRYTADRRLRHNDSYTPEDEGGKRPDRAVIVYAQRCREAFHDVPIVIGGIEASLRRVAHYDYWSDKVRRSILIDSKADLLVYGNAERAIVEIAHRTAKGIAPKNMRDIRGVAFACNSMNGAECAAVIRLPGYDEVTAKPELYAHASRILHQESNAGNAHALIQNQGGREIWLTQPPIPLTTPEMDGVYDLPYARAPHPAYAGRRIPAWEMIRFSVNIMRGCFGGCTFCSITEHEGRVVQNRSPDSIIKEIKDIRDKVEGFTGHISDLGGPTANMYRMACKDDDIQAVCRRLSCVYPVICRNLDIDHGPLIELYRKARAVDGVKKVHIASGLRYDLAAESPAYVKELVTHHVGGYLKIAPEHTEPGPLSKMMKPGIGAYDRFKRMFDQAAKKAGKEYYLIPYFIAAHPGTTDEDMMNLAMWLKNNNLRADQVQTFLPSPMSLATAMYYSGRNPLKPVRRNAGEEVKTAKGLKQRRLHKAFLRYHDAENWPQIRESLKKMGRQDLIGPGKKHLVPAWQPKGTGGDGGEGTRTGRKHGAQKFLTRHADKAEKH